In Archocentrus centrarchus isolate MPI-CPG fArcCen1 chromosome 16, fArcCen1, whole genome shotgun sequence, a single window of DNA contains:
- the LOC115793865 gene encoding trypsin-3-like — translation MKYFILLALFAAAYAAPIEDDKIVGGYECTKNSVAYQVSLNVGYHFCGGSLISSTWVVSAAHCYKSSIQVRLGEHNIAVSEGTEQFISSSKVIRHQSYNSYNLDNDIMLIKLSKPATLNSYVKTVSLPSSCASAGTRCLISGWGNTSSTGSYYPDRLMCLDAPILSDTSCRNSYPGEITANMFCAGYLEGGKDSCQGDSGGPVVCNGQLQGIVSWGYGCAQKNRPGVYTKVCNYNIWIRNTMSSN, via the exons atgaagtaCTTCATTCTCCTTGCGCTGTTTGCTGCAGCAT ATGCTGCTCCCATTGAGGATGACAAGATTGTCGGAGGCTACGAGTGCACTAAGAACTCTGTGGCCTACCAGGTTTCTCTGAATGTTGGGTACCACTTCTGTGGAGGCTCCCTGATCTCCAGCACCTGGGTCGTGTCTGCTGCTCACTGCTACAAGTC AAGCATCCAGGTGCGTCTTGGTGAGCACAACATTGCTGTCTCCGAGGGAACCGAGCAGTTCATCAGCTCTTCCAAGGTCATCCGTCACCAAAGCTACAACAGCTACAACCTGGATAATGACATCATGCTGATCAAGTTGAGCAAGCCCGCCACCCTGAACAGCTACGTCAAAACTGTGTCCCTGCCCTCCAGCTGTGCCAGTGCTGGCACCCGCTGTCTGATCTCCGGATGGGGCAACACCAGCAGCACTGGAA GCTACTACCCCGACCGTCTGATGTGCCTGGATGCCCCCATCCTGAGTGACACAAGCTGCAGAAACAGCTACCCTGGAGAGATCACCGCCAACATGTTCTGTGCTGGATATCTTGAGGGAGGCAAGGACTCCTGCCAG GGTGACTCTGGTGGCCCTGTGGTGTGCAACGGCCAGCTGCAGGGTATTGTGTCCTGGGGTTATGGCTGCGCACAGAAGAACAGGCCTGGAGTCTACACCAAGGTCTGCAACTACAACATCTGGATTCGCAACACCATGTCCTCCAACTAA